The following is a genomic window from Actinomycetota bacterium.
GGCGGGGCAGCAAGCGCCGACGGCGCCGCAGCTTCGTCCAACGACGACGACGTGGTGGACGCAGAGATCGTCGAAGAGGGTGCCCAGTAATGGGTTCAGAATCCGAAGAGGGCCGGATCAAAATCCCGATCCGCGACAAGCGCAAGCTGTACGACGACGGTGCCGCCCCCCAGGGCGGCGCCGTGGTCGGCGAGCCGGTTCTGCCAGCAGAGCCCGAGGCCGAGCAGGACGCCGACAACGCAGCGATCGCCGAGGCGCACGCCAGGGCGGCCTCCTACCTGGACGACCTGCAGCGGCTGAAGGCGGAGTTCGACAACTACCGCAAGCGGACGCTGAAGGAGCAGACCCGGCTGATTGAGATGGCATCGGCGGAGATGGTCGCTCGTCTGTTGGGTGTGGTCGACAACTTCGGGATGGCAATGAACGCCGCGAGCGGTTCGAAGGACTACGAATCGATGCTGAAGGGTGTCGAGATGGTCTACGGAGAGCTTCGGCAGGTCCTCGAGAGCG
Proteins encoded in this region:
- the grpE gene encoding nucleotide exchange factor GrpE, whose product is MGSESEEGRIKIPIRDKRKLYDDGAAPQGGAVVGEPVLPAEPEAEQDADNAAIAEAHARAASYLDDLQRLKAEFDNYRKRTLKEQTRLIEMASAEMVARLLGVVDNFGMAMNAASGSKDYESMLKGVEMVYGELRQVLESAGLEILESKGEPFDPNIHDAVMQDEGDGSGHMVVDEVLRNGYLFKGTVLRPAMVKVTQDASAAVDANTNE